The Lentisphaera araneosa HTCC2155 DNA segment TTTTATATATTCAATGGCTGATTTGTAGAGTGATTTTCTGTAAATTATAACACTTTTTAAAGAGAGATGATTGAATTGAAGAGCCAAGACATCGTGGCTGGGCAATTCTTGGTTTTTGGCGACTAAAGTATTGTAAACTTCACCAAAAAAACCTTCGTTACCTTTGGAGGGATTGTTGAGGTTTAGTTTACTTTCTTTAAATCGACGCTTAAAACGTTTTCGTTCGTATTTTACTACAAAATCATTGAAAATAAAGACATCAGATAGATTTTTTGAGCTGACGTCACAACCCAGTAATTTTGCCTCTTGTATAATCTTTGATATCTGATTAATTGAAAGCTCGTCTGAAAAAGATAAAGTAGAACGGGAAAAACTACGATGTTCATGCTTAGCTAATTGCTTCAGGTCATGCCAGAGTTTATTCATTTTTTAATGCATCTATAGATTCTGTTAAAGACTCAGTTGATTGACTGCTTAAATATTCGTACATGTAAAAAGCCTCTGTAGCATTATCACTGCTGTGAATGGCATTATCAATACCAGTATTTAGCTTAATGCTTTTTCTTATTTCATGTTTTATGAAGATATTATTATTAACAATTTCTGGATGTTTCGATTTTAATACTGGATCGATTTCGAGCTCTGGGGATTTATCGTAATAAACAAGGTATTTGTAGGGTTTTAAGATTTTATGTGTTTTGATAGAAAGCCAATTCCCGCCTCTTAAATTAGCCATGGCTCGTTCTTGTTGCTGGGGGCTTAATTCCCCTGCTTCAATTAATTCAAACTTACTCGAAAGTTTTTGCTCGATAAGCTGCTGCTCAGCTGGGAATTTGCTTAAGTCTCCGCGAAGAACGTAGACGATTATATAGGGATATTGCTTGTCAAGTTGCTCATATTTCACGAAAAAATCGGCTTTCAGTTTAGATATAAACAGGGATTTTTTAGGCCAACGGGGGAGTAAATCTAAAGGGATCGACCAGGAGTGTTCTTGTAGCCAATGATGGAGGCTTTGTAGATTTATTTCATCAGGGAGCTGAACCTTGTTCTTTTTTGACTCATCTTTTAGGAGTTGGAGGTAGTCTTTTTTTGGTTTTTGCTTAGTGGCGATACCTTTTACTCCAGATGGTATGCCCGATTCTAAAGCTTTTTGATAAGTTAGATGATAGACAAGTGATTTTATGTAGAGGAGACCAGAAGGGCATGAAAACCCTTGTTCTTTTGATGAGTTGGAGAGTAATTCCAAGCCCTTGTTTGGGGGGAAATAGGGGAGACCTCGCATATGCATGCCTTTAGATCCATATAAGGAATATAAATCGATTTTAATACCTTTTTTTCTGACACTACAGATGTCGAGTAAAGTCATTACATCCTTTAGTTCGAGTAAAAGATCGATGTCACCAAATGTCTCATCAATTTCCTTGTTGCTATATAGAGCTAAATCAATGTCGTAGGGAACAGATTCGGGCCAGCGCAATGAGCTATAGCGAATCTTACGATCGTCAAGGTATTTAAAGAATTGATTGAGGTTCTCTATTCTTAGCGTTATGATAGATTTTCGTTTAAGTCGCTTACGCCATTTGTTTTTTAGGCGCCACTTAAGGAATGTGTGTTTAATTTTGAGCATTAAAATCGTTTAGTTGTTTTTTACTTGATAAGTGGAGAAGAGGCCAAGGCAATGCTTCTTTTGAACTTTAGTTCTTAAGGGGGCTTGTAGCGCTTCGATAATTTTGTTGGCTGAATCTTGCCAAGTATGATTGTCTTCGACGAGTTTCTGGCCGTTCTCGGCGATAATTTTAGATAATTTTTCATTATTTCTAAGGATATTGATTTTCTCAATTAATTCATCCATGTCCTTGTATAAAACGACATTTTCCATATCGACAAAACCAAGTTGTTGATTTTCGACTTCGCCATTATTCCAAGTAAAGAGAACGCAGCCACAAGCCATGGCTTCAAAGTTTTTAATCATGTATTCTTTGAAAGGTATGTCGGCACTAATAAAGAATTTGATGCGATTGAGCATCTGTAGGTACTCTTCGCCAGAACTTGTACGATGAATGAGGACCTCTTCTTTTTTAGCGAGATCTTCTAGGAATTGCTTTCTGTGTTTATAAACTCCCGTTTGCAGGCTTCCTAAAAATCCGAGTTCGATATCGCGGTTTAGCTTGAGGTTCTTGAGGAGTTTATGGTCATAGGCTTTGCCGACAAAATGGACATCAAAACCCTCGTCACAGAGGGTTTGTGTGTGGCCTTTCCCTGTACAAAGAACTCGAGCCCATGGGATTTGATTAAAGTATTTGGTAAAGCGTCCATTGTATTTACTTTCACAGTAATTTTGGAAAGCATCGAGTTCAATGATAACTAAATTCGGAATGCTCTGGATGTAATTGACTTGTCGCATCATTTTTTTGTATCGAAGGAATAAGATGACTCGATCATAGGTAGAAAAGTCGATATTCCTACTTTTAACAAATTTTTTAAGCCTCTTTTGTTCATCTGAATTAACGCGTACGAGGTCACATTCATCGAGACCATTTGCTATGGCTTCATACCATGTGTCAAAAATTGATCTTTGTTGTTCCTGAACTAAAAATAATACTTTCATAAGCCTAGTAATTATAATAATTTTTGTACCATTGAACAAATTGATCTACACCTTTTTGGAGGCTTGTGGAAGGTGAATAATGCAAATTTTGGATAATTTTTGTGCAATCAGCGTGCGTCGAAACCACATCGCCTGGCTGAAGTGGCATGTAATTCTTTTTAGCTTCTATACCAGTGGATTTTTCGATAGCCCTGATGAAGTCCATGAGGGGGACGGGGCTATTATTACCTATGTTGTAAAGCTCATAGGGTGCGGATGAGTTATCTGTGCGCAACTTATCTTCTTGAGTTCTTTTTGGCGGTGAAAGTAGGGCTTTATAAATTCCATCGACGATGTCGTCGATATAGGTGAAGTCGCGTGACATTTCCCCATTATTAAAAACTTTAATTTCTCTGTTATTTAATATGGCATCAGTAAACAAGAAAAGTGCCATGTCCGGGCGACCCCAGGGGCCATAGACTGTGAAGAAACGTAGGCCGGTCGTTGGCAGGTCGTAGAGGTGTGAGTAACTATGTGCCATCATTTCGTTTGATTTCTTAGTGGCTGCATAGAGGCTGACGGGGTGATCAGTTGTGTGAGATTCAGAAAAGGGGCTGAGGCTGTTTAGCCCATAAAATGATGAGCTGCTAGCGTAGACTAAATGTTTGATGTTGAAGTGTCTGCAGGCTTCAAGAAGATTGCCAAAGCCAACTAGGTTGCTTTGAATGTATTCATTTGGGTTTTCTATACTGTATCGAACTCCGGCCTGAGCTGCGAGGTTGCATACGGCATCGAAATCTTCATCTCTGAATAATTTATCGAGGCTGTCTTTGTCTTGTAATGCGATTTTTTTGAACGTGAAGTTTCGGTGTTTTGTGCTGGTGTGCTGTTTTTTTGCAATCCCGAGTTCTTGAAGTCTGCTTAGTTTTAAGTTGACATCATAATAATCGTTTAAATTGTCGATTCCGACTACCTCAAAATCTAGTTCAATTAATTTTTTGGCTAGATGAAAGCCAATGAATCCTGCTACACCAGTGATAAGAATTTTTTTTATATGCATAAAGTTAGGTGCCTTTTGTGTCGTTATATTTTATTAGATTTCGATGTGTTTTTATCTAAAATGTACAATAATCTTATTTAGAGTAATGACCATATTTTTTTTTATGAAATGTTTAATTCATTTTTCAGTGATTAAAGCCTTGGTTTGGGATCTTGGTGTTGTTGGTCGACGCGAAAAAAGCAGTTAAGGGTGGGGGGTTGTTTTAAATCAGTATTTTAAATAATTAGAATGCCGTTTGTGTTCAATCTAATATTAAGAAATCATTAATTTGGGGCATTTGAAAAGACGGCCTGTTGCCTAAATAAAATATTATTTATACAGTGTACTGTATTATTTTTTTAAATTATTTTATAAACAAAGCCTAATAAGGAATGCAGTTATGCCAAAAGGAAAGTACACACTAACCTGAATTCGTGACAAAGATTTGTGAACTACCTCAAAAAGCTGTAATTGGTTAATTTGAGGAGTATTTAAGCCTGTATTATGAAAAATTTCTATACCTTATGATGACAGTGATGTATATGGACCACGGAAACCTCAAAAACTAGCGTGCACCAAGACAAATTGCCGTAATTTGAGTACAGGGAAGTAAAAGCTCTGTAATCAGAACTTCCTGAGAGTGATATTTGGGCAGCTTTAAAGACTAAAAGAAATTTTTTGATAGAGTTTAAACCAAGGGCAATGTCGTCCAAATTTAAGGAACTCGTCTCCTGAATGTTTTACGTGCTTACAGGCTATCAAAATTAGATCCCGTATCACGCAACGTAAACGTCGTCGTTGGCCTTTAATTTTTACAGGAACCAACGGTTTATTCTTGATTAGGTGAGTACCGATAACTCTGAGAATATTAAAGGCGAGCATGGCGCAGTGCAGAAAAAACTGGTTTGCCACGAATTTGCCCGAAGGTAGGCGTTCCACATTCATATCGGTTTTGAGTTCGCTATGATACTGTTCGCTGGTTCCGTGATCATGGTAGAGATCAATTACATCTTCAGCTTCTAAAGGGAGGTTTGTCCAATATGTTTCAACTTCTATCTCAGGTATTAAGAGCTTATTGCCGTCTTGATCTTCCAATCGCTCTGTAACCTTAAAGATTAAAGGAATCGCGCTACGTTTTTCATTGTTGCCCGGAGACTTATGATGAACTTCTCCCACCAATATATTCTTGCCATCACGCGATTTGAGTTGACGGCCAAGGCGTCGCGCATTAGCAAGCCACTGAACTTTATCTTCTTTTCGAAGGTTTCGTTTTATCAAAAAGTAGTGGTCTTCTGGTAGGTGATCAAAGTTAATTTCAGCATCATGAGCAGAATCTAAGCGAAGTAGAACTGGGTGATTAAGATTAAGTTCTTTGACCATAGTAAAACTCTCGTCTAAAAACTGCGGCATTCCTTTCTGTGCGTGCTGTGATCCTGGTCGTAATTCCTGATTGAGCATAAAACCCTGAGTTCCGATATAAGCAAACATGGGAGAAAAACCATCGTGGTTTTTGTATGTCCAGCATACATGCTCTTTTTGACTACCGGAATTATCCATGGGTGAAACGTCCATATCAAGTGGAATGAAATCCATGCCACCTTTTGAAATTTGACCTACCGACTGCTTTTTAAGAAGCTTTGTATTCGCTTGCTTCAAAAGGCTTTTATGCTTGGATGGCATCGTTTCCAGGCGTTGGCGAAGTCGTTCCTCTGAGGGCACACTATTTAATCCAAGCGATTTGCTAAAGACTTCATTTTCACGAAACTGATTTATGTCTGTGTAGCGCTCACGACCTTGAGCCAGCAAGATGCACTCCGACATTTATGCAGCGACACTGATCTCTATTTGACACAGTAGCTGGCAGAGCTTCTCTAAATTGAACCCTATGGCACTTATTAGCGTTTCTTGACGAACCCTCTTTAAACCACAAACTGTAAATCTCTCAAGGTTATGGTAATTCTTCAGCTTTGAAATTCCAGCTTCAGAAATAGATCGGATATTTCTTGCCAGCTGGTAGTTTTCAGTCTCATAAATTGCTTCTCCAAGGAGCTTCTTTCCCTTTGAACCACTGATACTGACTAATTCCGCCCCCTTTTCTAGGGCGTAATCCAAATTCGCGGCCGAGCTATACCCGTCGTTAACACTGATCATCATAGCCGTCTCGCCGGTCATCTTTTCATTTTCCACAAGGCAATTCGTAAAGGCCTTACTATCACTGGTGTTTCCAGATTCTAGAGTAAAAGATGTCAGGAAACCATTGGCGCTAAAGGCAAAATTTGGTCGGTAACCAAACACGGTTTCACGACCGCCTTTTTTGATAAAGGCCGCATCGTCATCACTCATGCTGTATATTTTCCGTGCCGTCTTCGTATCGTAGTCCTCTGGAGCCATATTGAAGCGATGTTCAACCATCAAAACCTTATCTGTGAAACGGGATAGTGATTCATCAATAGTCAGAGCATTTATACTGCCACAGTGTTGTTTGATTTTAGGAAGCACCTTCTCCAAGCGAGTTATGAATTTTCGACATCTAGGCAAAAGCTCTTGTGTATAAGAGTTTCGCCTCATTTTCTTTGCTCCTTTCTTTCCTTTGAACATCGAAATTTCGAAGTTTAATTTACTCATGTCATCACAGTAATTCTGTAGGCGCTTGAGAGGAGTTTTCCTACGCTCAACACACGGAAGCTGATCATGGACTTCATGGATGTTTTTCATAATTTTACAACTAAGGTTGATAGAGTCCCGTTGTTTCTGTAAATTGGTGTTGACCAATTTTAGTTAAACAGATAGATAAACTCTTTTTGTAGCTATCCAGGTTTCATCTAATTCCATAAGAATAGCGGATGCTAATCTAAGAAGTGAAGCTTCATTTGGGAATATAGATACGGTTCTAGTTCGCCTGAGAATTTCTCGATTCTGTCTTTCAACCATATTGGTCGTTCTCAGTTTTGTCCAACAAGAACGCTCGAGATCGAATACAGAAAAGCCTTCAGGAAGTGCAGATTCCATCCATTCAGATAAATGTGAAGCCTTTTCTTCATACTTTAAGCAAGTAAGCTTTAAAAGCCTTTCAGCCTCAAGCTTTGAAGGTGCATTAAAGATATCTCTAATATCTTGAGCTACTTCTGAGCGCATAGCTTTCTTAGGGACATAAGCACCAGCATTTTGCTGTAAGTGAAATTGACATCTCTGCCATGGGATAGAACCAAATACAGTCTTTAACGCTGCTTTTAGGCCCGAATGACTATCACTGGTAATCATCTTGAGGCCATGGAGTCCTCGAGCATTCAATGACAGAAAAAAGTTCCTCCAATGAACTTCCGCTTCACTTAAAGAAACACTTGTTCCGAGGACTGAACGTTTTCCTGATTCATCTATTCCATAGGCAATAAGTAAAGCACAATCTCGAACAGTCTTATCTACTCTAACCTTCTCGTATCTCGCATCCACCAAAAGATAAGAATATTTACCTAAAGGACGGTTGCGCCACTTTTCTAAACTCTCATCTAGCTCAGTTACCACACGGGATACCTGTGATTTACTTACAGATAGACCACACATTTTCTCTAAAAGTTTAGTCACCTTTCTAGTCGATGTCCCCTGAATATAACTCTCTGCCATAGCTGTCATTAAAGCTCGTTCACTTCGCAAGCCTTTCTCCAAAGAACTTGGATAAAAATCAATTTCACCTCTGACTTGAGGGATATTAAGCTTCATTGCTCCAAGTCGAGTGTTTACAGTTTTATTTTTATAGCCATTAGCATAACCCAAGCGACTTTCATTACGTTCATATGGATCAGCTTCAAGAGAATTACTTCTCTCCACTTTCATCGCTTCATTTAATAAAACTCTCATCGCTTCAAGCATTCCGCTTTCGCCGTTTTCTGTAACTTGTTGGATCATTTCTAATAAGACGCTACTGTTTTCTTGTGTAGAGTGGTGCATAATAATTCCTTGTGGGTTGTTTTGGTACAACACCACTCTGCATCTTCTTTACCCCGAGTTACAAACAACTTCCTCAATTTCGCTCCGACGAGAAAGTTCCCATTCTCGCGAAGTCTCGGAAGCTATTCATAACTCTTAAAGTAGAGCAATAGCAGAATTTACAGAAAATTTGGGACACTACCCTAAGGTTCTTTAGTAGTTGACTATCGACAGGCCATGCTGAATCGGCCTTAATGGCTGTGGAATCAATAATCACTGCTGAAAAATCATCTAGTCCACACTCCTTAACGCATTTCAAAATAGTTTGATGAAAAAGCTTAAGCGTATGCTCAGAAAGAGCAACAATTTGTTCATGGATCGTATTTCGTGAAGGGAAACTTCCTATGCCCAAACGCCCAATAAACTGTTGCAAGGAACTATTCTCACATAACATACTATAGCCTCGTTCACCGTAACAATTATCATAAAAGTGACGGGCAATAAACAGAGCCACCACCAGTTTCGCTGGTGGATTATTTCGTGTGTTACTATTTTTAAAATCGCGATTTCTAGCGGCCGCTCTATCTTTACTCAGCTGAAGTTGATCAACTTCAATCGACTTTTTGATTGCTTCAAATTCAGGGAGAAGTATGATTTGTCCCGCAATCTTCAGAGGACCGCTTAAAATCCCAACAGTTTGCTGTAGTTCCTCAATGAAATATTCGGGAGAAAGAGTATCGTTTATCATGAATTCCGCCTGCTATTTGTTTTTGTAAGAGACTACAATATAGCATTTTAGGCGGGGTTTTTTATTGACATACGGATATTTAAGCTATTTTTTAATAGTCCTCGAGAGCTACCTGTCGGAGTGCATCCAGCAAACCTATTTGTGACTTAAAGATATCTATATCCTGAAAGGTATGATTTGCTTTATGCTCTGTATTGAATGTTTGATCTATTTCACTTTGATGGAGTACTTGACCGGCGAGATATATTCCACCAAAACTGTGAAGAGAATCATTGCCAGTAGCGAGTTTAAATGCTTTATTCATGAAGAAACCTGTTGGGTGATTTTGGTGTGGTAACTTAAATTACTGTAAACCAACAGGTTTTCTTGTTTTTACGGTGTTTTTTCAGAAACAGCTCACGGATTCAGGTTAAAGACTAAGTAGTGCTCATTAGTAGCGTGGAAGCATAAAGTTTACTAAGAAATAAACGAAAGACAATAAGCGGTATGATTAGTGAATAATTGTCACAGTCATCCCATAAGAAATTATAATTTGGACTAACTGAAAGTAAGTCTGACTTCATTGAGTACTTTAGATTACCACAAATAAAGGAACTACAATGAAGCCAAACAAGAGTAATTTATCGACCTTAAAACAGATCTGCCAATTAATTCCACCTCACATAGTCAATAAACTTGCTAAGAAGCATGGAATAAAGACCCGAAAATTTAGTTCGTGGAGTCACGTCGTAAGTTTATTATATACTCAGCTCTCTCATGCTTTAAGTTTAAATGATGTATGTGATGGTTTACATTATCACTCCAGTGCATTATTTCAGATTAGAGGTGCGACAGCACCCAAAAGAAACACTTTCTCTAATGCCAACCGAACACGGGATGCAGCAATGGCGGAAGATTTGTTTTGGGAAGTTTTAAATTCACTGCAGTCTCAACTTCCTAGCTTTGGTTTAGATAAACAGAATTCAAACTTCCCAAAACGTTTCAAAAGAGCCGTATATGCGGTTGATTCTACGACAATTCAGTTAGTAGCGCATTGTTTGAACTGGGCTAAACATCGTCGCCGCAAAGCTGCGGCTAAATGTCATATGCAATTAAACCTTCAGACCTTTTTACCTTCCTATGCAATTGTTAAAGAAGCTAATACTCACGATTCAACAGAAGCCAAGGAGATGTGTGCTACTATTAAAGACGGTGAAATCGTTGTGTTCGATAAAGCTTATGTCGATTTCAAACACCTTTATCATCTTGATATCCGGGGAGTCAATTGGGTGACCCGTTCTAAAGACAATATGACTTATGATATAATCGAGGAACGATCCTCTAAAAGTAATATTATATCAGATCAACTCATTAAACTGAATGGTGTGAATACCGAAAAACATTATCCCAAAATACTCCGTTTGGTTGCCGCTAATGTTGAGATTGATGGAAAAATGAAGGTCCTGAAATTTCTAAGCAATAATTTACAGTGGGCACCAAGCTCTATCGCTTCTATTTATCAATCGCGATGGGGCATTGAAGTTTTTTTTAAGCAATTAAAACAAAACTTGAAGTTAGCTGATTTTTTAGGACATAACAAAAATGCAATTCAATGGCAAGTTTGGACTGCTCTGCTTACCTATGTTTTACTAAGGTTTCTAGCTTTCAGATCTCAATGGCCACATTCCTTCTCAAGAATTACGACTTTAATACGGGGAGTGTTATGGAGCTATTTCGATTTGTCTTCACTTTTAAAAACTTGTGGGACAGCCAGTGATCCGCCAAAGATCAAAGCCGTTCCAGATCAAGCGTATCTACCAAACTTTGATAAGGCATTCTATGGGACAGCATGTGTTTGATTAAGTCCAGTTTTAATTAAAACCGTCAAACCCCTTCAACGAAAATAATAGCTAACACGCACAAACATTAAGCGATATGAGCTAATTCAGAAATTTATGGGATGATTGTGAATAATTGTCTAAGATCTTAGCTACTAGTGTAGAGTGTCTGATGATAAACAAGCTGTTTTCGTGGTAATTTAAGATATGATTGATCACGATCGCTGCAGAATATTAATTTCCTGCTGACTCTATTACCTCTAACTATATATACATGAATTAAGATAATTTAAGTGTTGGTTTTTAGGCTTATATATGAATTTTTTAACGAGTAATGAACTAGCAGCCTGTCGGACTTATCCTGACTCGAGAAGTGAAATTAGAGGAAGCTGGAGTATTTTGAATAAATGCTAATTCAAGTAGGTTTATTTTATGTCATCCCGGTTCAAATACTTTGATAGAAATACTCCTTTGTTACTACCTCCAAGTCTGAATGACTGGATACCCGAAGATCATATAGTCCACTTTATAATTGATGCAGTGGACCTTGTGCCAGTCGATAAATTCAAGACAAATCCAACAGGCAGTGGTTCCGATCAATTCCATCCTCACTTAATGCTTTCAATATTGATCTATTGTTATGCAACGGGTCGTTTTTCCTCACGAGAAATAGAATGCGCTACTTATTCAGATCTAGCCGTGCGCTACATAGCAGCAGATTTACATCCCGATCATGATACTATCTGTAAATTTCGCAGAGAAAATGGAGTCGCTTTCAAAGAAGCATTTATTCAAGTTTTAGAATTAGCTTCGGAATTAAAAGTTCTTAAGAAATTGGGTGGAGTAAGCGTAGATGGCACAAAGATTAAGGCCAATGCAAGTAAGCATTCGGCCGTGTCGTATAAGAAATCAGGTGAGTTACTTGAGTTGCTTAGCGCAGAAGTTGATGCGTTAACTCAAAAAGCTGAACAGGCCGACTCTAAACCACTTGAAGAAGGCTTGAGCATACCAGAAGAAATCACTCGACGCGAAACCCGTATAGCTAAACTCAAAGATGCGAGAAAAATCATCGAAGAGCGTCATTCCGAAAGATGAAAGCAAAGCAAGAAGAGTATGAACAGAAACAAAAACACGACAAACTATTCGTGATAACGCGGAAAACCTCGTGGACGTGAACCCAAGCCTCCTCAAGATATACCTGACGATAAAGCGCAGTAAATTTCACGATGAAGAAGTCGTATATGAAGACATCTTCATCAGTTTCAGCATGCTATACGCTCAAGCGGCGGTAGATATTGAAGGTAGCATGTTGATTCTCGGTGCCTATGTAACAAATGATCCCAATGACAAACTACAGCTTGATCCAGCCTTGAATAGCATAGATTCCTCCATCAGAGAAGTCAGTGAACTCTTGGCTGATAGTGGTTATTACTCCGAGGGAGCTGTTACAAAAATCGAAAGCGATGAAACCCAAAACACTGAAGTTTATTGTGATGTAGAACGTACGCCTCACGGGCGAACAGTCGCAGACTTAGAAAAGAGAGATGACCTAGAATACTCACCTCAAGGTTTAACTCCAAAAGAAGCTATGCGCCAAAAGCTTCAAACTACACGAGGGAGAGAATGTTATAAGCTGCGTAAACAAACAGTGGAACCAGCCTTTGGTATAATTAAAGAAGTGCTCGGGTTCAGGCAATTTTTCCTGCGAGGTATTGAAAAAGTTAACCTCGAGTGGGACTTACTCAGCATCGCTTATAACCTCAAAAGAATATTTAAACTCACAAAAGGCAATGGCCTGTCGCCGTTCGATAAAAAATTCTTTATTGGAGCCTAAAAAGGCTCTCAGGCACTCTTTTTTATACAGATAAGGTGATTTCTACTCGCTAATTACTTGGTGCTCTGTAAAGACGACTAAACTCATCATTACATGTACATGTTGACGTGATTTGATCGGCTTGATACGCAATATATCTTTTCAGAAGTCCGACAGGCTGCTAGGCGTAAAAATTGTCAAATTGCTTTTATTAACTAACTAGGGGATTTGTGTCTATACAGTATTCAAAGGGCATTTATAATACTGTTTTTGTTAAAATTACGACATTAATATACAGAAATGTATTTAATATTAGTCGATTTTAAATGTTTGTTTTAAGTTCAAATGGAGGTTTTAAGTGAAGAAAAAAAACTATTTCAAAAAAAAATCGGTTTTTATATTAAATTTTAATTAAAAATAATTTCTTTGCAGATGAGGTACATTTTTTATATAAAATAATAAAGAAATAGCAAGTTTTTTAGCTCTTAGGCTTGGATAAAACAATTGACAAGGGTTTCTAGCTTAGTAATTTAATGTGTTTATAATATTTAAATTAATTTAGGAACCTAGCACATGGCCGAAGATAATAGAATAGTGACCACAGTTGAAGATGTAACT contains these protein-coding regions:
- a CDS encoding glycosyltransferase family protein, with protein sequence MKVLFLVQEQQRSIFDTWYEAIANGLDECDLVRVNSDEQKRLKKFVKSRNIDFSTYDRVILFLRYKKMMRQVNYIQSIPNLVIIELDAFQNYCESKYNGRFTKYFNQIPWARVLCTGKGHTQTLCDEGFDVHFVGKAYDHKLLKNLKLNRDIELGFLGSLQTGVYKHRKQFLEDLAKKEEVLIHRTSSGEEYLQMLNRIKFFISADIPFKEYMIKNFEAMACGCVLFTWNNGEVENQQLGFVDMENVVLYKDMDELIEKINILRNNEKLSKIIAENGQKLVEDNHTWQDSANKIIEALQAPLRTKVQKKHCLGLFSTYQVKNN
- a CDS encoding NAD-dependent epimerase encodes the protein MHIKKILITGVAGFIGFHLAKKLIELDFEVVGIDNLNDYYDVNLKLSRLQELGIAKKQHTSTKHRNFTFKKIALQDKDSLDKLFRDEDFDAVCNLAAQAGVRYSIENPNEYIQSNLVGFGNLLEACRHFNIKHLVYASSSSFYGLNSLSPFSESHTTDHPVSLYAATKKSNEMMAHSYSHLYDLPTTGLRFFTVYGPWGRPDMALFLFTDAILNNREIKVFNNGEMSRDFTYIDDIVDGIYKALLSPPKRTQEDKLRTDNSSAPYELYNIGNNSPVPLMDFIRAIEKSTGIEAKKNYMPLQPGDVVSTHADCTKIIQNLHYSPSTSLQKGVDQFVQWYKNYYNY
- a CDS encoding IS256 family transposase, translated to MHHSTQENSSVLLEMIQQVTENGESGMLEAMRVLLNEAMKVERSNSLEADPYERNESRLGYANGYKNKTVNTRLGAMKLNIPQVRGEIDFYPSSLEKGLRSERALMTAMAESYIQGTSTRKVTKLLEKMCGLSVSKSQVSRVVTELDESLEKWRNRPLGKYSYLLVDARYEKVRVDKTVRDCALLIAYGIDESGKRSVLGTSVSLSEAEVHWRNFFLSLNARGLHGLKMITSDSHSGLKAALKTVFGSIPWQRCQFHLQQNAGAYVPKKAMRSEVAQDIRDIFNAPSKLEAERLLKLTCLKYEEKASHLSEWMESALPEGFSVFDLERSCWTKLRTTNMVERQNREILRRTRTVSIFPNEASLLRLASAILMELDETWIATKRVYLSV
- a CDS encoding IS4 family transposase, with the translated sequence MKPNKSNLSTLKQICQLIPPHIVNKLAKKHGIKTRKFSSWSHVVSLLYTQLSHALSLNDVCDGLHYHSSALFQIRGATAPKRNTFSNANRTRDAAMAEDLFWEVLNSLQSQLPSFGLDKQNSNFPKRFKRAVYAVDSTTIQLVAHCLNWAKHRRRKAAAKCHMQLNLQTFLPSYAIVKEANTHDSTEAKEMCATIKDGEIVVFDKAYVDFKHLYHLDIRGVNWVTRSKDNMTYDIIEERSSKSNIISDQLIKLNGVNTEKHYPKILRLVAANVEIDGKMKVLKFLSNNLQWAPSSIASIYQSRWGIEVFFKQLKQNLKLADFLGHNKNAIQWQVWTALLTYVLLRFLAFRSQWPHSFSRITTLIRGVLWSYFDLSSLLKTCGTASDPPKIKAVPDQAYLPNFDKAFYGTACV